A window of the Haloarcula litorea genome harbors these coding sequences:
- a CDS encoding response regulator produces MSVSVGSPIRVLCVDDDEAMADVTARRLAAEDGAFEPATAVGADAAEAHIDAEPVDCVVSDYDMPGRDGLDLLAAVRADHPDLPFILYTAKGSEEVASDAISAGVTDYVQKDVSGDPHTLLANRVRQAVDRARTDREMTWYRTVVEAVDDFVYALDDDGVFQFVANAEGLTGYEPEELLGERVSLLMDEDSRQAARDHIDLLREADHRTSIQFEREVTTASGATVRCVDHMALLPAPEGEFRGTAGIVRRLTDQARHREELQRVAETVAADVGADLDRLRAALDDAGDGDAVAEARRIADRLDESVADLVETVEAEPE; encoded by the coding sequence ATGAGCGTCTCCGTCGGGAGCCCGATCCGCGTCCTCTGTGTCGACGACGACGAGGCGATGGCCGACGTGACGGCGCGCCGACTGGCGGCGGAGGACGGGGCCTTCGAGCCGGCGACGGCGGTCGGGGCCGACGCGGCGGAGGCACACATCGACGCCGAACCGGTCGACTGCGTCGTCAGCGACTACGACATGCCCGGCCGTGACGGCCTGGACCTGCTGGCGGCCGTCCGCGCCGACCACCCGGACCTCCCGTTCATCCTCTACACGGCGAAGGGGTCCGAGGAGGTCGCCAGCGACGCCATCTCCGCCGGCGTGACCGACTACGTCCAGAAGGACGTCAGCGGCGACCCCCACACGCTGTTGGCCAACCGCGTCCGGCAGGCCGTCGACCGGGCCCGCACCGACCGGGAGATGACGTGGTACCGGACCGTCGTCGAGGCCGTCGACGACTTCGTCTACGCGCTGGACGACGACGGCGTCTTCCAGTTCGTCGCGAACGCGGAGGGCCTGACCGGCTACGAGCCCGAGGAGCTGCTGGGCGAGCGCGTCTCCCTCCTGATGGACGAGGACAGCCGCCAGGCCGCGCGGGACCACATCGACCTCCTTCGGGAGGCCGACCACCGCACGTCGATCCAGTTCGAGCGGGAAGTGACGACCGCCTCGGGTGCGACCGTCCGCTGTGTCGACCACATGGCGTTGCTGCCGGCACCCGAGGGGGAGTTCCGCGGGACGGCCGGCATCGTCCGTCGGCTCACAGACCAGGCCCGCCACCGCGAGGAGCTCCAGCGGGTCGCCGAGACGGTCGCGGCCGACGTGGGCGCTGATCTCGACCGGCTGCGGGCCGCGCTCGACGACGCCGGCGACGGCGACGCCGTCGCGGAGGCCCGCCGGATCGCCGACCGGCTCGACGAGAGCGTCGCCGACCTGGTCGAGACGGTGGAGGCCGAGCCCGAGTAA
- a CDS encoding pyruvoyl-dependent arginine decarboxylase, whose translation MSTIRVVWGTATGPTALSSYDAALAEAGVHNYNLLTLSSVIPAGPAVEVVGTAPDLGPPGEALEVVQSAATAAPGERAAAGVGWARTGDGPGIFYEVEGVDPDAVRAEIREGLAAGRALRDWEFVEEEIHVRSVAPDDDHATAAVLATYGESHPVV comes from the coding sequence ATGAGCACCATCCGGGTCGTCTGGGGGACCGCCACCGGCCCGACGGCACTCTCGTCCTACGACGCCGCGCTCGCCGAGGCGGGGGTCCACAACTACAACCTCCTCACCCTCTCGTCGGTCATCCCCGCCGGCCCGGCCGTCGAGGTGGTCGGGACGGCCCCCGACCTCGGGCCGCCCGGCGAGGCCCTGGAGGTCGTCCAGTCGGCGGCCACCGCCGCGCCCGGCGAGCGCGCGGCCGCCGGCGTCGGCTGGGCGCGCACCGGCGACGGCCCCGGGATCTTCTACGAGGTCGAGGGTGTCGACCCCGACGCGGTCCGGGCGGAGATCCGCGAGGGGCTGGCCGCTGGCCGGGCCCTCCGGGACTGGGAGTTCGTCGAGGAGGAGATCCACGTCCGGTCGGTCGCGCCCGACGACGACCACGCCACGGCGGCCGTGCTGGCGACCTACGGCGAGAGCCACCCCGTCGTCTGA
- a CDS encoding DUF5811 family protein, whose translation MYGNTPFGNETEAVTLTQDQRKALRRDLAGVAARTRELLPGEFVVGSEISEGEAGPRARIAVQPPVGSVVSADYTPEDPESATISDDERDDLAQGIAASAALQVKQVMGEETTPTAQ comes from the coding sequence ATGTACGGGAACACGCCGTTCGGCAACGAGACGGAGGCGGTGACGCTCACGCAGGACCAACGGAAGGCGCTGCGCCGCGATCTCGCGGGCGTCGCCGCCCGGACCCGCGAGCTGCTGCCCGGCGAGTTCGTCGTCGGGTCCGAGATCAGCGAGGGCGAGGCCGGACCCCGCGCCAGGATCGCCGTCCAGCCGCCGGTCGGCTCCGTCGTCAGCGCCGACTACACGCCCGAGGACCCCGAGAGCGCGACCATCTCCGACGACGAGCGCGACGACCTCGCCCAGGGGATCGCTGCCTCCGCCGCTCTGCAGGTCAAGCAGGTGATGGGCGAGGAGACGACGCCGACGGCACAGTAA